The following coding sequences are from one candidate division WOR-3 bacterium window:
- a CDS encoding DUF1846 domain-containing protein: MSKIGFDSEKYLKEQSEEILKRVQHFDRRLYLEFGGKLIFDYHAARVLPGFNPNAKMQLLQRLKDKVDILLCIYAGDIERKKVRADFGITYDVDTLRLIDDLRDWDLSVKGVVITRFDNQPSATIFKNKLQRLGVDVYTHRYTKGYPTDVDTVVSNEGYGANDYVKTDKSLVVVAGPGPGSGKLATCLSQLYHDHLQGVNSGYAKFETFPIWNMPLKHPVNVAYEAATADIRDFNMIDPFHLEAYGKTAINYNRDVEVFPVLKRIFTKIMGESIYNSPTDMGVNRAGFGIFDDTVIQDAAKQEIIRRYFRYRCEYVMGFADKETVQKVELLMEEMHVKPEDRVVVGPARKAAQEAKDRGKGNEGIFCGAALRLRDGTIITGKNSVQMHAASSLVLNAIKYLAEIPDKIHLLSPMVINSITNLDKYFMKPKKTVSLDLEETLISLSFSATTNPAAQMALEKLKELEGCEIHMTHIPTPGDEKGLRKLGVNLTSDPNFSTNSLAII; the protein is encoded by the coding sequence ATGAGCAAGATAGGTTTTGACAGCGAGAAATATCTCAAAGAGCAGAGCGAGGAAATACTCAAGCGGGTGCAGCATTTTGACAGGCGTTTGTATCTTGAGTTCGGCGGTAAACTGATCTTCGATTATCATGCCGCGCGCGTGCTGCCCGGGTTCAATCCGAACGCAAAAATGCAGTTGTTGCAGCGGCTCAAGGATAAGGTCGATATCCTGTTGTGCATTTACGCCGGCGATATCGAACGCAAGAAAGTCAGGGCAGACTTCGGTATTACATATGATGTCGATACGTTGCGGTTGATCGACGACCTGAGAGACTGGGATCTATCGGTGAAGGGCGTGGTTATCACGCGTTTTGACAACCAGCCCTCGGCGACGATATTCAAAAATAAACTGCAACGTCTGGGCGTCGATGTCTATACGCACCGTTACACAAAAGGGTACCCGACCGACGTCGACACCGTAGTTAGTAATGAAGGTTACGGTGCAAACGATTACGTGAAGACCGATAAGTCACTGGTCGTTGTGGCCGGGCCTGGTCCGGGTAGTGGTAAGCTGGCGACCTGTCTCTCGCAATTGTATCACGACCACCTGCAGGGCGTGAATTCCGGTTATGCGAAGTTCGAGACCTTTCCCATATGGAACATGCCCCTCAAACATCCGGTAAATGTTGCGTATGAAGCCGCGACCGCGGACATCCGCGATTTCAACATGATCGATCCGTTTCATCTTGAGGCATACGGCAAGACCGCGATCAATTACAACCGCGACGTGGAAGTGTTCCCGGTGCTAAAGCGCATCTTCACCAAGATTATGGGTGAGTCCATATACAACTCGCCTACAGACATGGGCGTTAACCGCGCGGGGTTCGGAATATTTGACGATACGGTCATTCAGGATGCGGCCAAGCAGGAAATAATACGGAGGTATTTCCGGTACCGGTGCGAGTATGTCATGGGGTTTGCGGACAAAGAGACGGTGCAGAAGGTCGAACTCTTGATGGAAGAGATGCACGTGAAACCTGAAGACCGCGTCGTTGTCGGGCCGGCGCGCAAAGCCGCACAGGAGGCAAAGGACAGAGGTAAGGGCAATGAAGGTATCTTCTGCGGCGCGGCGCTGCGTTTGCGCGACGGCACGATCATCACCGGCAAGAATTCCGTCCAGATGCACGCTGCATCGAGCCTGGTGCTCAATGCGATCAAATATCTGGCAGAAATACCGGACAAGATACACTTGCTGTCGCCGATGGTCATCAACTCGATAACCAACCTCGACAAGTATTTCATGAAACCGAAGAAGACGGTCAGCCTGGACCTCGAAGAGACTTTGATATCTTTGAGTTTCAGCGCAACGACCAATCCTGCCGCGCAGATGGCGTTGGAGAAACTAAAGGAATTGGAAGGTTGTGAAATTCACATGACCCACATACCGACGCCGGGGGATGAAAAAGGTTTGCGCAAACTCGGCGTAAACCTGACAAGCGACCCCAATTTTTCTACCAACAGCCTGGCTATAATCTAA